In Astatotilapia calliptera chromosome 20, fAstCal1.2, whole genome shotgun sequence, one genomic interval encodes:
- the rnf223 gene encoding RING finger protein 223: MEDTQQVWHVTIPSQEDAGELQKKVSVANQPECSICYNTYDNVFKTPKQLQCTHTFCLECLSRLNALSNHNNKNPTLDIRCPICRQATILPKEGPPALATSREVLCELPSHQQQEEPVWLEGERLCYKSRQNHNSSGDPESPTAFCVCIDIGSSKMDTAPELPQRHLTMVDRVADCKKMILFILLLVLLIVVVLWPLQCVFSTGNMRCFSESTHTTISTTPNPNITSAMFKKLVG; encoded by the coding sequence ATGGAAGATACCCAGCAGGTTTGGCACGTGACGATACCCTCCCAGGAAGACGCTGGAGAGCTGCAAAAGAAGGTGTCAGTGGCAAACCAGCCCGAGTGCTCCATCTGCTACAACACCTACGACAATGTCTTCAAAACACCCAAGCAGCTGCAGTGCACCCACACCTTCTGCCTGGAGTGCCTTTCCCGCCTCAATGCGCtgtccaaccacaacaacaaaaaccccacCTTAGACATCCGTTGCCCCATCTGCCGGCAGGCCACTATTTTGCCAAAGGAAGGACCCCCAGCCCTAGCCACCAGCCGCGAGGTCCTCTGCGAGCTGCCCAGCcaccagcagcaggaggagccgGTGTGGCTGGAGGGGGAGAGGCTGTGCTACAAGAGCAGGCAGAATCATAATAGCTCAGGGGACCCTGAAAGTCCTACGGCCTTCTGCGTCTGCATTGACATTGGGTCCTCCAAGATGGACACTGCTCCCGAGCTTCCACAGCGCCATCTCACTATGGTGGACAGAGTGGCTGACTGCAAGAAGATGATCCTCTTCATTCTGCTCCTTGTGCTGCTTATTGTGGTCGTTTTGTGGCCTCTGCAGTGCGTGTTCAGCACCGGGAATATGCGCTGCTTCAGCGAAAGCACCCACACGACCATCAGTACCACCCCCAACCCCAACATCACCAGtgccatgttcaagaaactGGTGGGATAA
- the ptpn11b gene encoding tyrosine-protein phosphatase non-receptor type 11b isoform X1 gives MTSRRWFHPNITGIEAEQLLLTRGVHGSFLARPSKSNPGDFTLSVRRKDEVTHIKIQNTGDYYDLYGGEKFATLAELVQYYTEQQDLLRERNGDVIELKYPLNCKDPTSERWYHGHLSGRDAEKLLTEKGKAGSFLVRESQSKPGDFVLSVLTNEEKHDNVDRKTKVTHVMIHYQQDGKYDVGGGERFDTLADLVEHYKKNPMVEKSGIVVHLKQPFNATRINAANIENRVRELNKVADNSEKPKQGFWEEFEVLQQQECKLLYPRKEGQKPENKSKNRYKNILPFDTTRVEIREMDPDVPGSDYINANYIRSMHEDGRFVEEGKVFIATQGCLQNTVVDFWKMVYQENSHVIVMTTKEMERGRNKCFRYWPDLHATKEFGKVLVRNVDERPAQDHILRKLEVTRLDRKEPVRYIWHYQYLSWPDHGVPNEPGGVLWFLEEVNRTQSTIPHTGPIVVHCSAGIGRTGTIIVIDILIDIINRQGLDCDIDVPKTIQRVRQQRSGMVQTEAQYKFIYMAVQQYIDTVQKRLEEEQRNKMTEREYSNIKYPQMTNSRSKHNMTSSRSSSVLTNDDSSSVYENINFKSPQTSFSSNTRR, from the exons GTGGTTTCACCCCAACATTACCGGAATCGAGGCAGAGCAGCTCCTGTTGACCCGGGGAGTCCACGGCAGTTTTCTGGCCCGGCCGAGCAAGAGCAACCCGGGGGATTTTACCCTCTCTGTCAG GCGTAAGGATGAGGTGACCCACATTAAGATCCAGAACACTGGTGACTACTATGACCTGTATGGAGGCGAGAAGTTCGCCACACTGGCCGAGCTGGTGCAGTATTACACTGAACAACAGGACCTCCTGCGCGAGAGGAATGGTGACGTCATTGAGCTTAAATATCCGCTCAACTGCAAGGACCCCACATCTGAGAG GTGGTACCACGGGCACCTCTCAGGTCGAGACGCAGAAAAACTGCTCACGGAAAAAGGCAAAGCCGGCAGCTTTCTGGTACGGGAGAGCCAGAGTAAACCGGGAGACTTTGTCCTCTCTGTTCTCACTAATGAGGAGAAACATGACAATGTGGATCGCAAGACCAAGGTCACCCATGTGATGATACACTACCAG caggACGGCAAGTACGACGTGGGTGGTGGTGAGAGGTTTGACACCCTGGCTGACCTGGTGGAGCACTATAAAAAGAACCCCATGGTGGAAAAAAGTGGCATTGTAGTACACCTCAAACAG CCTTTTAATGCCACGAGGATAAATGCTGCCAACATTGAAAACCGGGTACGAGAGCTCAACAAAGTAGCAGACAATTCTGAGAAACCCAAACAAGGATTCTGGGAGGAATTCGAG GTACTTCAGCAGCAGGAGTGTAAACTGCTGTATCCCCGGAAAGAAGGCCAAAAGCCAGAAAacaagagtaaaaacagataCAAGAATATCCTCCCCT tcGACACGACACGTGTTGAAATCAGGGAAATGGATCCTGATGTTCCTGGTTCAGACTACATCAATGCCAACTATATCAGA AGTATGCATGAAGATGGACGTTTTGTGGAGGAGGGGAAAGTCTTCATTGCCACCCAAGGGTGTCTACAAAACACAGTCGTTGACTTCTGGAAGATGGTGTATCAGGAGAATTCACATGTAATTGTCATGACCACAAAGGAGATGGAACGAGGACGG AACAAATGTTTCCGTTACTGGCCAGACCTTCATGCCACTAAGGAGTTTGGAAAAGTGCTGGTGAGGAATGTGGACGAGCGGCCAGCACAAGACCATATCCTGAGGAAGCTGGAGGTGACACGTCTGGACCGG AAGGAGCCTGTGAGGTACATCTGGCACTATCAGTACCTGAGCTGGCCAGACCACGGAGTGCCCAACGAGCCTGGAGGCGTCCTCTGGTTCCTAGAGGAGGTCAACCGCACCCAGAGCACCATTCCACACACTGGGCCAATTGTCGTCCACTGCAG TGCAGGCATCGGCAGAACTGGCACAATTATCGTCATTGACATCCTTATCGACATTATTAACCGCCAAG GTCTCGACTGCGACATCGATGTCCCAAAGACCATCCAGAGGGTACGGCAGCAGAGATCAGGCATGGTGCAAACAGAGGCTCAGTATAAGTTCATCTACATGGCTGTGCAGCAGTACATAGACACAGTGCAGAAGAgactggaggaggagcag AGGAATAAGATGACAGAGAGGGAATATTCCAATATCAAATATCCCCAGATGACCAACTCGAGGTCCAAGCACAACATGACCTCCTCAcgctcttcttctgt gCTGACAAACGACGATTCATCAAGCGTATACGAGAACATAAACTTCAAAAGCCCTCAGACATCTTTCAGCAGTAATACCAGGAGGTAA
- the ptpn11b gene encoding tyrosine-protein phosphatase non-receptor type 11b isoform X3, which produces MVRWFHPNITGIEAEQLLLTRGVHGSFLARPSKSNPGDFTLSVRRKDEVTHIKIQNTGDYYDLYGGEKFATLAELVQYYTEQQDLLRERNGDVIELKYPLNCKDPTSERWYHGHLSGRDAEKLLTEKGKAGSFLVRESQSKPGDFVLSVLTNEEKHDNVDRKTKVTHVMIHYQQDGKYDVGGGERFDTLADLVEHYKKNPMVEKSGIVVHLKQPFNATRINAANIENRVRELNKVADNSEKPKQGFWEEFEVLQQQECKLLYPRKEGQKPENKSKNRYKNILPFDTTRVEIREMDPDVPGSDYINANYIRSMHEDGRFVEEGKVFIATQGCLQNTVVDFWKMVYQENSHVIVMTTKEMERGRNKCFRYWPDLHATKEFGKVLVRNVDERPAQDHILRKLEVTRLDRKEPVRYIWHYQYLSWPDHGVPNEPGGVLWFLEEVNRTQSTIPHTGPIVVHCSAGIGRTGTIIVIDILIDIINRQGLDCDIDVPKTIQRVRQQRSGMVQTEAQYKFIYMAVQQYIDTVQKRLEEEQRNKMTEREYSNIKYPQMTNSRSKHNMTSSRSSSVLTNDDSSSVYENINFKSPQTSFSSNTRR; this is translated from the exons GTGGTTTCACCCCAACATTACCGGAATCGAGGCAGAGCAGCTCCTGTTGACCCGGGGAGTCCACGGCAGTTTTCTGGCCCGGCCGAGCAAGAGCAACCCGGGGGATTTTACCCTCTCTGTCAG GCGTAAGGATGAGGTGACCCACATTAAGATCCAGAACACTGGTGACTACTATGACCTGTATGGAGGCGAGAAGTTCGCCACACTGGCCGAGCTGGTGCAGTATTACACTGAACAACAGGACCTCCTGCGCGAGAGGAATGGTGACGTCATTGAGCTTAAATATCCGCTCAACTGCAAGGACCCCACATCTGAGAG GTGGTACCACGGGCACCTCTCAGGTCGAGACGCAGAAAAACTGCTCACGGAAAAAGGCAAAGCCGGCAGCTTTCTGGTACGGGAGAGCCAGAGTAAACCGGGAGACTTTGTCCTCTCTGTTCTCACTAATGAGGAGAAACATGACAATGTGGATCGCAAGACCAAGGTCACCCATGTGATGATACACTACCAG caggACGGCAAGTACGACGTGGGTGGTGGTGAGAGGTTTGACACCCTGGCTGACCTGGTGGAGCACTATAAAAAGAACCCCATGGTGGAAAAAAGTGGCATTGTAGTACACCTCAAACAG CCTTTTAATGCCACGAGGATAAATGCTGCCAACATTGAAAACCGGGTACGAGAGCTCAACAAAGTAGCAGACAATTCTGAGAAACCCAAACAAGGATTCTGGGAGGAATTCGAG GTACTTCAGCAGCAGGAGTGTAAACTGCTGTATCCCCGGAAAGAAGGCCAAAAGCCAGAAAacaagagtaaaaacagataCAAGAATATCCTCCCCT tcGACACGACACGTGTTGAAATCAGGGAAATGGATCCTGATGTTCCTGGTTCAGACTACATCAATGCCAACTATATCAGA AGTATGCATGAAGATGGACGTTTTGTGGAGGAGGGGAAAGTCTTCATTGCCACCCAAGGGTGTCTACAAAACACAGTCGTTGACTTCTGGAAGATGGTGTATCAGGAGAATTCACATGTAATTGTCATGACCACAAAGGAGATGGAACGAGGACGG AACAAATGTTTCCGTTACTGGCCAGACCTTCATGCCACTAAGGAGTTTGGAAAAGTGCTGGTGAGGAATGTGGACGAGCGGCCAGCACAAGACCATATCCTGAGGAAGCTGGAGGTGACACGTCTGGACCGG AAGGAGCCTGTGAGGTACATCTGGCACTATCAGTACCTGAGCTGGCCAGACCACGGAGTGCCCAACGAGCCTGGAGGCGTCCTCTGGTTCCTAGAGGAGGTCAACCGCACCCAGAGCACCATTCCACACACTGGGCCAATTGTCGTCCACTGCAG TGCAGGCATCGGCAGAACTGGCACAATTATCGTCATTGACATCCTTATCGACATTATTAACCGCCAAG GTCTCGACTGCGACATCGATGTCCCAAAGACCATCCAGAGGGTACGGCAGCAGAGATCAGGCATGGTGCAAACAGAGGCTCAGTATAAGTTCATCTACATGGCTGTGCAGCAGTACATAGACACAGTGCAGAAGAgactggaggaggagcag AGGAATAAGATGACAGAGAGGGAATATTCCAATATCAAATATCCCCAGATGACCAACTCGAGGTCCAAGCACAACATGACCTCCTCAcgctcttcttctgt gCTGACAAACGACGATTCATCAAGCGTATACGAGAACATAAACTTCAAAAGCCCTCAGACATCTTTCAGCAGTAATACCAGGAGGTAA
- the ptpn11b gene encoding tyrosine-protein phosphatase non-receptor type 11b isoform X2 has protein sequence MTSRRWFHPNITGIEAEQLLLTRGVHGSFLARPSKSNPGDFTLSVRRKDEVTHIKIQNTGDYYDLYGGEKFATLAELVQYYTEQQDLLRERNGDVIELKYPLNCKDPTSERWYHGHLSGRDAEKLLTEKGKAGSFLVRESQSKPGDFVLSVLTNEEKHDNVDRKTKVTHVMIHYQDGKYDVGGGERFDTLADLVEHYKKNPMVEKSGIVVHLKQPFNATRINAANIENRVRELNKVADNSEKPKQGFWEEFEVLQQQECKLLYPRKEGQKPENKSKNRYKNILPFDTTRVEIREMDPDVPGSDYINANYIRSMHEDGRFVEEGKVFIATQGCLQNTVVDFWKMVYQENSHVIVMTTKEMERGRNKCFRYWPDLHATKEFGKVLVRNVDERPAQDHILRKLEVTRLDRKEPVRYIWHYQYLSWPDHGVPNEPGGVLWFLEEVNRTQSTIPHTGPIVVHCSAGIGRTGTIIVIDILIDIINRQGLDCDIDVPKTIQRVRQQRSGMVQTEAQYKFIYMAVQQYIDTVQKRLEEEQRNKMTEREYSNIKYPQMTNSRSKHNMTSSRSSSVLTNDDSSSVYENINFKSPQTSFSSNTRR, from the exons GTGGTTTCACCCCAACATTACCGGAATCGAGGCAGAGCAGCTCCTGTTGACCCGGGGAGTCCACGGCAGTTTTCTGGCCCGGCCGAGCAAGAGCAACCCGGGGGATTTTACCCTCTCTGTCAG GCGTAAGGATGAGGTGACCCACATTAAGATCCAGAACACTGGTGACTACTATGACCTGTATGGAGGCGAGAAGTTCGCCACACTGGCCGAGCTGGTGCAGTATTACACTGAACAACAGGACCTCCTGCGCGAGAGGAATGGTGACGTCATTGAGCTTAAATATCCGCTCAACTGCAAGGACCCCACATCTGAGAG GTGGTACCACGGGCACCTCTCAGGTCGAGACGCAGAAAAACTGCTCACGGAAAAAGGCAAAGCCGGCAGCTTTCTGGTACGGGAGAGCCAGAGTAAACCGGGAGACTTTGTCCTCTCTGTTCTCACTAATGAGGAGAAACATGACAATGTGGATCGCAAGACCAAGGTCACCCATGTGATGATACACTACCAG gACGGCAAGTACGACGTGGGTGGTGGTGAGAGGTTTGACACCCTGGCTGACCTGGTGGAGCACTATAAAAAGAACCCCATGGTGGAAAAAAGTGGCATTGTAGTACACCTCAAACAG CCTTTTAATGCCACGAGGATAAATGCTGCCAACATTGAAAACCGGGTACGAGAGCTCAACAAAGTAGCAGACAATTCTGAGAAACCCAAACAAGGATTCTGGGAGGAATTCGAG GTACTTCAGCAGCAGGAGTGTAAACTGCTGTATCCCCGGAAAGAAGGCCAAAAGCCAGAAAacaagagtaaaaacagataCAAGAATATCCTCCCCT tcGACACGACACGTGTTGAAATCAGGGAAATGGATCCTGATGTTCCTGGTTCAGACTACATCAATGCCAACTATATCAGA AGTATGCATGAAGATGGACGTTTTGTGGAGGAGGGGAAAGTCTTCATTGCCACCCAAGGGTGTCTACAAAACACAGTCGTTGACTTCTGGAAGATGGTGTATCAGGAGAATTCACATGTAATTGTCATGACCACAAAGGAGATGGAACGAGGACGG AACAAATGTTTCCGTTACTGGCCAGACCTTCATGCCACTAAGGAGTTTGGAAAAGTGCTGGTGAGGAATGTGGACGAGCGGCCAGCACAAGACCATATCCTGAGGAAGCTGGAGGTGACACGTCTGGACCGG AAGGAGCCTGTGAGGTACATCTGGCACTATCAGTACCTGAGCTGGCCAGACCACGGAGTGCCCAACGAGCCTGGAGGCGTCCTCTGGTTCCTAGAGGAGGTCAACCGCACCCAGAGCACCATTCCACACACTGGGCCAATTGTCGTCCACTGCAG TGCAGGCATCGGCAGAACTGGCACAATTATCGTCATTGACATCCTTATCGACATTATTAACCGCCAAG GTCTCGACTGCGACATCGATGTCCCAAAGACCATCCAGAGGGTACGGCAGCAGAGATCAGGCATGGTGCAAACAGAGGCTCAGTATAAGTTCATCTACATGGCTGTGCAGCAGTACATAGACACAGTGCAGAAGAgactggaggaggagcag AGGAATAAGATGACAGAGAGGGAATATTCCAATATCAAATATCCCCAGATGACCAACTCGAGGTCCAAGCACAACATGACCTCCTCAcgctcttcttctgt gCTGACAAACGACGATTCATCAAGCGTATACGAGAACATAAACTTCAAAAGCCCTCAGACATCTTTCAGCAGTAATACCAGGAGGTAA